A section of the Oryza sativa Japonica Group chromosome 1, ASM3414082v1 genome encodes:
- the LOC107277144 gene encoding protein NRT1/ PTR FAMILY 2.3, giving the protein MASDHENHTKKGGWITTIPFLAGSVVGLGMAMSATSSNLIVYLVHKYNVKAIHAAQISNVVRGCMQLAPVLAAALSDAFFGPYPIAVAGLVFSLLSFVLFTLTAALPSLLPPPCQRGAGGGGATATSCEPPNAAQSAVLYAALCLLAAGNGGTRYNMAALGADQFAGEGQPRRRRQGGGFFSCYFAFLYASYATGDTVLVYVQDGVSWALGFGVCVATTGLALAALLLGSRHYRRPVPKGSPFTAMARVAVAAARKATVDLGSRVQYYHGCNRDDAVPRADQAPSDRFRFLNRAAMVVAGETREEDGSVAKPWRLCTVQQVEDVKSVVRVLPLWSSGILVSVTVNAQVSLTVLQALTMDRAVGPRFAVPAASITVTVLAAFVLAAALFDRVAAPLCAAAGKLAITPLRRVGLGHALNVASMAVAALVERRRIGAARGRAAAAAAVVPMSVLWLVPQLALTGAEEALHLPGNTALFYGELPASLRGTATAMPPLFIAAGSYLSAAAVDAVKRGTTWLPDDLNASRLDCVYWTLAVLAAVNLGYFLLCATTYKYNNYGGDDGNVKAQTQTDDVS; this is encoded by the exons GAAGCGTGGTAGGGTTGGGGATGGCGATGAGCGCGACGAGCAGCAACCTCATCGTGTACCTGGTGCACAAGTACAACGTGAAGGCCATCCACGCCGCCCAGATCTCCAACGTCGTCCGCGGCTGCATGCAGCTCGcccccgtcctcgccgccgccctctccgacGCCTTCTTCGGCCCCTatcccatcgccgtcgccggcctcgtcttcTCCCTCCTT TCATTTGTACTGTTCACGTTGACGGCCGCGCTCCCGTCGCTACTCCCGCCGCCGTGCCagcgtggcgccggcggcgggggcgccaCCGCGACGTCGTGCGAACCGCCGAACGCCGCGCAATCCGCCGTCCTCTACGCGGCGCTGTGCCTCCTGGCCGCGGGCAACGGCGGCACGCGGTACAACATGGCGGCGCTGGGCGCCGACCAGTTCGCCGGCGAggggcagccgcggcggcggcggcagggcggcgGGTTCTTCAGTTGCTACTTCGCGTTCCTGTACGCCTCCTACGCGACCGGCGACACGGTCCTCGTCTACGTGCAGGACGGCGTCAGCTGGGCCCTCGGCTTCGGCGTCTGCGTCGCCACCACCGggctcgccctcgccgcgctGCTCCTCGGCTCCCGCCATTACCGCCGGCCCGTCCCCAAGGGCAGTCCGTTCACGGCCATGGCcagggtcgccgtcgccgcggcgaggAAAGCAACGGTGGATTTGGGTTCACGAGTCCAATATTACCATGGATGCAATCGTGACGACGCAGTGCCACGAGCTGACCAAGCTCCAAGTGACAGATTCAG GTTTTTGAACCGAGCGGCCATGGTGGTGGCGGGGGAGACGAGGGAGGAGGACGGGTCGGTGGCGAAGCCGTGGCGGCTGTGCACAGTGCAGCAGGTGGAGGACGTGAAGTCGGTGGTGCGCGTGCTGCCGCTCTGGTCGTCGGGGATCCTCGTCAGCGTGACGGTGAACGCGCAGGTGAGCCTCACCGTCCTCCAGGCGCTCACCATGGACCGCGCCGTCGGCCCGCGCTTCGCCGTCCCGGCGGCCTCCATCACGGTCACCGTGCTCGCCGccttcgtcctcgccgccgcgctcttcgaccgcgtcgccgcgccgctctgcgccgccgccggcaagctcGCGATCACCCCGCTACGCCGCGTCGGGCTCGGCCACGCCCTCAACGTCGCCAGCATGGCGGTCGCGGCCCTCGTCGAGCGGAGGCGGatcggcgccgcgcgcggccgcgccgcggcggcggcggcggtcgtgcCGATGTCGGTGCTGTGGCTGGTGCCGCAGCTGGCGCTgaccggcgcggaggaggcgctGCACCTGCCGGGGAACACGGCGCTGTTCTACGGCGAGCTGCCGGCGTCGCTGcgcggcacggcgacggcgatgccgCCGCTGTTCATCGCGGCGGGGTCGTACctgagcgcggcggcggtggacgcggtGAAGAGGGGCACGACGTGGCTGCCCGACGACCTGAACGCGTCGCGGCTGGACTGCGTGTACTGGAcgctcgccgtgctcgccgccgtcaacTTGGGCTACTTCCTTTTGTGCGCCACCACGTACAAGTACAACAATTACGGTGGTGACGATGGCAATGTGAAGGCCCAGACACAGACTGACGACGTTTCATGA